In Brettanomyces bruxellensis chromosome 8, complete sequence, a genomic segment contains:
- the ECM15 gene encoding UPF0045 protein M15, which yields MPAISPVKLHCIADVCLLPIGTKSPSVSNYVTAAEKMIRESGLKSTLHSAGTTIEGPWSDVMNLIGNLHEKVHSMGCLRIQSDIRVGSRTDKAQTAKDKVDTVERKLKELK from the exons ATGCCAGCAATCTCACCCGTTAAGTTGCATTGTATTGCAGACGTTTGTCTTCTACCT ATTGGAACCAAATCACCATCTGTCTCTAATTATGTCACCGCTGCAGAGAAGATGATTCGTGAAAGTGGCTTGAAAAGTACTTTACATAGTGCCGGTACAACCATTGAAGGTCCATGGAGTGATGTCATGAATCTGATTGGTAACTTGCATGAAAAGGTGCATAGTATGGGATGTTTGAGAATTCAAAGTGATATCAGGGTTGGTTCTAGAACTGATAAGGCACAAACTGCTAAGGACAAGGTTGATACTGTTGAGAGAAAGCTAAAGGAGTTGAAATAA
- the ARG1 gene encoding argininosuccinate synthetase (BUSCO:EOG09262A8G) → MSKGKVCLAYSGGLDTSVILAWLIEQGYDVVAFMANIGQEDDFAAAKKKALAIGAVKFVVVDVREEFVNKVLFPAIQVNAIYENVYLLGTALARPVIAKAQIAVAEQEGCFAVTHGCTGKGNDQVRFELSFYALKPDIKVITPWREPDFISRFAGRQDLIKYAAEKGIPVQQTAAKPWSTDENMAHISFEAGILEDPNHTPPKDMWKLTTDPLDAPDKPEDFSLEYKHGIPVKLTLADGTEITEPVELFLAANHLARRNGVGRIDIVENRFIGIKSRGCYETPGLTILRRCHVDLEGLTLDREVRAIRDSFVTPTYSRILYNGKYFTPEGEYVRTMIAPSQNTVNGVVRARCYKGSLSILGRYSTTEHLYDATESSMDELTGFEPRDATGFIAIQAIRIKKYGTAARKNGGSLDL, encoded by the coding sequence aTGTCTAAAGGAAAGGTTTGCTTAGCTTACTCTGGTGGTTTGGACACCTCAGTTATTCTTGCTTGGTTGATTGAGCAGGGATATGATGTCGTTGCCTTCATGGCCAATATTGGTCAAGAAGATGACTTTGCTGctgcaaaaaagaaggcacTTGCCATTGGCGCTGTCAAATTTGTGGTGGTTGACGTCAGAGAGGAATTTGTTAATAAGGTTCTTTTCCCAGCTATTCAGGTTAATGCTATATATGAAAATGTGTATCTTTTAGGTACCGCTTTAGCCAGACCTGTTATTGCAAAGGCACAAATTGCAGTTGCCGAGCAAGAAGGATGTTTTGCCGTTACTCATGGATGTACTGGTAAGGGTAACGATCAGGTCAGATTTGAACTCTCTTTCTACGCATTGAAGCCAGATATCAAAGTTATTACCCCATGGAGAGAACCAGATTTCATCTCCAGATTTGCTGGCAGACAGGACCTTATTAAGTATGCTGCAGAGAAAGGTATTCCAGTGCAGCAGACTGCAGCAAAGCCTTGGTCAACTGATGAAAATATGGCTCATATCTCGTTTGAGGCAGGTATATTAGAAGATCCAAACCATACTCCTCCAAAGGATATGTGGAAATTAACCACGGATCCTCTGGATGCTCCTGATAAGCCAGAAGATTTCTCTCTTGAGTACAAGCATGGTATTCCGGTCAAGTTGACACTTGCTGATGGAACAGAAATCACCGAACCAGTGGAATTGTTCTTGGCAGCTAACCATTTGGCCAGAAGAAACGGTGTTGGTAGAATTGATATCGTGGAGAATAGATTTATCGGTATAAAATCCAGAGGATGCTATGAGACTCCAGGTTTGACAATATTGAGAAGATGTCACGTTGATCTTGAGGGATTGACTCTGGACCGTGAAGTCAGGGCCATCAGAGATTCTTTTGTCACACCAACATACTCTCGGATTCTTTATAACGGTAAGTACTTCACACCGGAGGGAGAGTACGTCAGAACTATGATTGCTCCATCACAAAATACCGTGAATGGTGTTGTTAGAGCCAGATGTTATAAAGGATCTTTGAGTATCCTCGGCAGGTACTCCACAACCGAGCATTTGTATGATGCAACAGAGTCGTCTATGGATGAGTTAACCGGATTTGAGCCAAGGGATGCAACAGGATTTATTGCAATTCAGGCTATTAGAATTAAGAAGTACGGTACAGCTGCTAGGAAAAATGGAGGATCTCTTGATTTATAA